In the genome of Leptotrichia sp. HSP-536, the window AAGGGATTGAAAGTTTCCAGTTTTCATTAGGATCATTGTTTGTTATACTAGCAACTTGCTGCTGGGGACTGGAAAATAACTGCACTAGAAAAATCTCGGATAAAAGCACTTACGAGATTGTTTTCCTAAAAGGCTTTTTCTCTGGTGGCGGTGCATTTATAGTCGCCCTTATTTTGGGAGAAAGAATTCCTGAAATCAAATATATAATAGCTGCTTTGCTACTTGGATTTGTGGCATATGGACTCAGTATTTTTATGTATATCAGAGCACAAAGAGATTTAGGCGCTGCAAAAACTAGTGCATATTATGCTATAGCTCCGTTTGTAGGAACTTTTTTAGCATTTGTAGTAAATGGCGAAAAACTTACTTTGGTATATTTCATTGGACTTATCTTTATGATAATTGGTAGTGCAGTTGTCGTATACGATACAATGGTTAAACGTCACAGTCATAGTCATTCTCACATAATTGTTCATACACATGATGGAAAAACACATACACACATTATTACGCATAAACATGAGCATAGTCATTTTATATCAGAGAAAAAGCATAATCATAAACATAAAG includes:
- a CDS encoding DMT family transporter, coding for MDKSRKFMAVILALLAAIFYAINTPFSKLLLNKIPPTLMASFLYLGAGTGVGIMYLFRNKDKDKYEKLNKADLPYTIGMIALDIAAPIFLMIGINIGSASNASLLGNFEIVATTIIALLIFKEKVTSKLWIAIGFITVSSIVLSVEGIESFQFSLGSLFVILATCCWGLENNCTRKISDKSTYEIVFLKGFFSGGGAFIVALILGERIPEIKYIIAALLLGFVAYGLSIFMYIRAQRDLGAAKTSAYYAIAPFVGTFLAFVVNGEKLTLVYFIGLIFMIIGSAVVVYDTMVKRHSHSHSHIIVHTHDGKTHTHIITHKHEHSHFISEKKHNHKHKDYMNSKEHKLLHEKGL